In the genome of Yarrowia lipolytica chromosome 1B, complete sequence, the window CTCTCAGGCTTATcagtctacaagtagtacacCGTGGACACCGACCACACCGTTGCCCTGGCTAATGAATCTGCGTGTTGCATGCATTTTCCTGTAGGCACGAGACCTGAGTCGAATAATGCACGGGTATCAGATGCGCTATAGCAGTGCCATATATGTCATCCATTGGGGGTGATTCGTGAGTTCCAATATCCCAAATCAGAGTCTCAGGCGCCACCCCTATCATTCCTTGATAAGTCTCAGGGAACATCGGGGATCCACTTCTGCTTCCGTAGAGTTTAAGCTGGAGTGAAAAAAGCATGCACCCGCCGAATTTTCGAGACTTCGAGACAATAGAGATGAACTCTGTTAGCCGCACAACTGGCTGTCAAACACAGAGACGTGAGATCAGCAAGCAGTTTTTGTTAATAAGCATTTAAGGTGGGGCAATCAGGTCactgatcacgtgatttagCTCTCAAAGAATGATTCTGTCATATGTTCTGTGCTGGAGGCGGCATTGCTCACTTCCTGTATGTTTGTTGGGTTCCTGAGTAGTTGTGCAAAGATACAACTTGACAGTAATAtattatattatatatGCTACACTGCCACTTGTTGTTACGGGTTCTCAGAATACCCTCTCCAATAATCCACATCTTTGCTTTTTTTCAGCAGTTTGCCTCACATGATCTCATACTACTCGTACGTACCCGTTCTGGTCGTGCtgtagtgtacttgtacactacatgtacttgtggttGTCCGTATATGGATATCCCAATTGTGAAGCTACATTACTGTACCCTCATACAACACATCACCCCATCCAAACTCTATTTCATACCGCATTCAGTCCACACAATAGTTTCATCACAGCTTAAAAGGAGCTCTGCAAGTGCTAGAAATACTCGTTACAACACTCCCTACACAACATGTCACACAACTTTGACGACCTAGAAATCATCCCACTGCGAGAGAGCGACCACGCGCTGGCCTCCATTGCATACACTGACGAGTACAAGCAGGCCACTGGCTTGCTACGTGCTCTGATGGAAAAGAACGAGAAGTCTTTACGAGGTCTTCAGGTCGCGTCTAATGTGATTGCCCAGAATCCAGCCCATTACACCGTATGGGCATACCGTATCGACACGCTGAAATCATTTGCTGCTGACGTCAAGGCAGGTGCTGCAGATAAAGACGAAAAGCTGGCAGCACTGCAACACGAGCTGCGCTGGGTAGATGACATCGCCATGGCATGCCCCAAGAACTACCAGATCTGGCCTCACCGTCAACAGCTGCTTGAACTATTCGAGGTTAACCCTGATCTGCTGGGAGAGGAGCTGACTCTGGACAGAGAGATTGAACTCATTGACTACATGCTGTCTGACGACTCCAAGAACCACCATGTGTGGTCGTATCGACAATGGCTAGTGACACGGTTCCCCACACTTGTCAACCTCGATTCAGAACTGGCCACCACATCCATCATGATCCAGGAGGACTGCAGAAACAACTCCGCTTGGAACCACCGGTTCTTCTTATTCAAGCTcaaaaacgacaacaaaCAGGAGTGGACTACAAAGCCGTCTttccaggaggaggttgagttCGTCGCAAATACCATCGACAAAGCACCACAAAACCACTCCCCCTGGCTGTACATTGAGGGTCTCTACTCCCAttacaagaaggacatcAAGGATCTGCAGGAGCTGACTTTCAAGTACGCGTGCCTGCCTTCTGATCTgggagaagatgaggagCCTCTGATCACCTCGTCGCATGCTCTGGATTTACTCGCCAAGATCTacctcaaggagcaggagaagtcAAAGGCTCTAGAGGCTCTCAATTTGCTCGAAGAAAAGTACGACCCCATTCGAAAGGGCTACTGGGCTTACCGGAAGAAACTTGTCGAGGCCTAGTCATTTCTCCTACGAGATAAATATATATGCATGAACATCTCACAGACATGGAACTTCAAATACCACTGTAGTGAACCCATACAagcaagaaaaaaaatcgacCGTTGTAAGTCATATGACTAAAGCGGTCTATGTTGTAATGTCAATTGGTAAATACTTTATCATGCCACACTCCTTCTGTTCTATATCACTTAGATCCTACTTCTAAACCGaccattgtgtgtgtctcTGTAGAGCACAGTCTCTTGCCCTCCGCGTGAAACGCGCATGACGCCGTTCTTGAGTGAGACATGATACTGTTTCTGAGCATCTGAGCCCTTCCGCAGCGAGTACACCTCTCTGAGTCGCAAGTATGTGGCTGTCGAATCTATGCCGAGCCATGGGCTTCGAATTTGGTTCCATCCCCATCGTCTGCTCTCGTAGTTCCATCGATCTCCGAGAATATCACCCTGGAAAAACGTTGTATCATTAATGTATCCGGACAGGGTGCTGGAAGCTGGATCCACCACTGAAATGTGAATTTTCATGGCAGTGCCTGTGAAAGTGGCTGTAGTCATTGTGACAGGCGACAAGTGCTCATTGTCGTTTGTTCGCTAACTGTCAAAATAAAAATCGCTCCAACGCAATTACAAGGTTGCTAATTACTGTATTAGTACATACGGTTGGGTGATGGTGGTCATTTCTGACCGACTTTAAATCAGTAGCGTATGAATTCTTGAACAAGTATTGAgtggtgtacttgtattgtgtTTATGTTGCTTTCTGAATGAATCCCAATAGTTCTATCTTTGATTTTCGAGTGTCCAGTTTGTGATTTCTGGTCCTTAGCTCAGCCTTAACCTCGGTACATCCTTGAACTTTCAAAgactgtacatactcgttGAAGTATGGTATGGCCTCGTAGCACTCGGACGCCAAGCCTACAGTAATTTATTCACGCTTAACCAACTGAGATGAATAGATCTCGCGCCGGGTCAATTTGGTATCATTTATCTTCATGCAACCTGCTCAATTATGACAATCTATGTTCGTTGTCAGGGACAAAACGCATTTAAAGCCTCATAATATAACGCGTGACTCATGCATCCGACGGAATCCACTATTTTGGAAATACCATTCATCATAGCTTAGAAAACGGACACCAACAGTTACCCGATTTCTCAACTCTCTGGTTACAAGCTACCTATTCGTAATTAGTATACACAGAATCCAGATCCAATGTTAATGCATATTAAACCTTGATAAGCGATTACGTATAAGCGAAATGAAATTCATGTATGTTACAACGTGATTCCGAGCTGACATAAAATATCAACCAAACAGAAACACTAAGAATCCTACCTGACAGCATCTCCCTCACGGCatcatactgtagtggCTTAGGTCACATGATATATCGACGAACATATTGGATGGAGTCTAACCATGAGTTAAAGGCGCTGATACTCGACACATTAGCAACTGGGTACACGCAGTTTTCCCACTATCCCCTGGCACCACGATACACTCTTTCACTTCAGACGCATTTTCGATGCTACCTCCAGAACTCATCGACAACCTTGCAGACTACTGTTCCCTAGGCTCCCTCTACTCTCTCAGCCAAACATCCACGGAGTGGAATACGGTTATCGATGACTCAGATTTCGAACGGCAACTGATCAAGAGATGTCCGTGGTACGAGCTGGAATATTCTCCCAGAAACTGCTGGAAGCACTGTGCAAAGATGTACATCTTACGGAACCCGGGGAACTGTGACTTGATTTCAGATTTTAGGTCGTTGAGCATCCAACCCAAATGGTCTGTTCCTTCGCAGTGGTCTGACTGTGTATATCCAGTTCACAAGGACAAAAGGCTTCCAGAAGATTTCTATGGCCTGAAAACCCCCGTTCGCAAGCAGTCCAAGTTTCGCATCCACAACCAAGGTGTTAGCTTCGGAAAGTACTACGTGAATTTGAGCGTTTCTGGCGAGAGACCTACGCCGGAGGACAATACCGGATGTGGAGCTGGTCTCATGATAAACATTCCCGAGTATTCAAATTCGCATGAGACAATGTACACCGCATCGGGGCCAATGGTTCAGGCAGTTGTCTTTTTCAACGGACAGAGGAGCCTGTTGgtgtacaaatacaaggGGGAGGAGCGCCAGGCGGAGATTGATATCAGTCAATATGTGAATCTTACTGAACAGCGAGTTCTGCTTTATGTTTCTTTCCGAAATGTCTTTCTGGTCTCAAAGGTGTCCTCTGACGACGTCAAGACGTTTATGGTGAGCAACCATGAGCTGAAACTCATCAACACCCAGAAGAGAAGATACATTCCAACAGGCATAGTTTGTTACGATGGAATATTGTCTGAAATTCATTTTTGTGCACTTCTTGGGGGGATTGATGTTGTGGAAATGGATTCGGCCGAAGCTGACCCCAGCACTCCATTCAATCGAATGAAGACTGTAATTCAGGATTCGGTTCACAGCCGCTACGCTGTTTTGTATAAACAAACTGGCCTAATCTGTGGCATTCTAGATCTTGAAAAGAAGCAAAAAATGGACTTCTTCCTACGATCGAGCCTCGAAGAAGATTGGGCACATGGACATCTGGTTATGGCTGGTGTGTCCAAGGGCGAGGTCGGACTATGGGCCTTTTCCCATGCGTATATCAAAagagagctggagaaggtctCTTTAGAGAAGGTATAAATCTGGAACTGTTTACTAAGAACAACACGTGAGTGTACCAAGCCTGGCTGCTGGACAGCGTGTGGCATCCTATAGGAATCAGCTGGTATGTATCTCTCCTACCCGGCCTCCACCCTCGAGACTTGCTCATGGCTGACTTACGCATGCTGCAACTTACTCGCAGGGGCTGCTATTGATAGACCAGAGAATCAACTATTTTGGAAAGATAACTACCTGTGTGGTAATGAGTAATGCTGTACTAATTCAGTAATACCGCATGCAACAAGCAACGCCCCACATGTTGATACTTGTGTGCAGGTGTCAAGATTCGATCCATGAGATTAACTTTAGAAACATTATCCTAAGCACACATTTTAAGAGcagcaaaaaaatattttaCGGTATAGACATGTTGAGCTCAGGTTATTTTTATCTACGGATCAATTGCAACTACTGAAACCTATGCTGCACAATTCATCGCGATCTCAAACTCCATCTTTTGTCTGTCTATCTCATCTTGGTTATGCAGCCACTTGCGCTTCTGAAAAGTTTAATACCTTGACTAAAATATGGGGGCGATGGCTGTAAACTGTCAATAGTGAGCCTATGGATAGAATAGTAATACCTGAAttcccaaaaaaaacctaACAAACACCTCTAGTTTATCAATTTTGGTAATCCTTCATACGTACCGTAGCACCGAAGCACGCTGTACCAAAACTGCCTTACACCACAGGCAAACTCAATTCCGAGCTTGTCTCACACGTCTTGCTCCCTATCCTTTTACTAACGTTTGTGTCAGCAATCATTTCCAGTGGGTGGCAATCGAAAACTCACAAAAAAcaggtatatatatctctTGATGAACCCCATGTACCCCTATCAAGCACTACAGCTATCTCCACAACAATGCCTGCACCAGCAACCTACGCTACTGGCTTGACGCCCCTTCCCACCCCCGTCCCTAAGGTATCCAAGAACATCATGGAGCGATTCTCTCTGAAGGGAAAGGTTGCCTCTATCAccggttcttcttctggaatCGGATTCGCTGTTGCTGAGGCATTTGCCCAGGCTGGTGCCGATGTCGCGATCTGGTACAACTCCAAGCCTTCCGATGAGAAGGCTGAGTATCTGTCCAAGACATACGGAGTCCGATCTAAGGCTTACAAATGTGCTGTGACCAACGCCAAGCAGGTCGAGACCACTATCCAAACCATCGAAAAGGACTTTGGAAAGATTGACATCTTCATCGCCAACGCGGGTATCCCATGGACTGCTGGTCCAATGATCGATGTCCCTAACAACGAGGAGTGGGACAAGGTTGTTGACCTGGATCTCAACGGTGCCTATTATTGCGCCAAGTACGCCGGCCAGATCTTCAAGAAGCAGGGCTACGgctccttcatcttcaccgCCTCCATGTCTGGCCATATTGTCAATATCCCCCAGATGCAGGCCTGCTACAACGCAGCTAAGTGTGCTGTCCTCCATCTGTCCCGATCTCTGGCCGTGGAGTGGGCTGGATTCGCTCGATGTAATACAGTGTCCCCTGGTTACATGGCTACCGAGATTTCTGACTTCATCCCACGAGACACAAAGGAGAAGTGGTGGCAGCTCATCCCCATGGGCCGAGAGGGAGATCCTTCTGAGCTTGCTGGAGCCTATATTTACCTGGCTTCGGATGCCTCAACTTATACCACTGGTGCAGACATTCTGGTTGATGGCGGCTACTGTTGTCCTTGAGTAACAGAGTCCTATTGAAGTAGGGTTTCCTACAGTCATGTGTAACCGGCAATATATTGAGGATCACTATATAATCTATAAATAAGGTGTTAGTTTCTCGCTTCCTTGTTCTTCTAGAAGTCCAACTCAAACTTATCAGCATACTCTCGGAGCTGCGCAAAGGTGACGTTAGTGCCTCCGCAGACAATCACAATAACTGCGTCTTCGGGTCCGAGACCAGGCACAATATCTTTTAGTGTACCGTTGTAGATTGGAGCCAGCGCAGTTCCACAAGCAGCCTCAACAAGCACCTTGTGGTCGGCTACGAACTCGAGACAGGATGCCGCTGCCTCCCGGTCAGTCACCTTGACAGCTGTAGTGGGATGTTTCTTGGCCCATTCGATTGTCTCTCGAGTCACGTTCTGAGTAGCCAGCGAAGAAGCAATGGTGTGAGGTCGATCAAGGCAGACCTGGGAGCCTGTTGCCAGAGAGTCAAACAGGGTAGAGCAACCTTCAGTCTCGACTGCCACCAAAGGAATTTTCTGCCACTGCTTCTTTCCCGAGTTCTCAAAGCCGGTGCAGATTCCATTAAACAGCCCACCGCCGCCAACAGAACAAACCACAGCAGCGGGGTTGTAGTCAGGAAACAATGTCTCAGTCTGGACCACAATTTCATCAGCCACGGTAGCATTTCCAGTCCACACGAGGGGATCGTTGTAGGGATGGCAGTATACGGGCTTTTCGAGAGAAAGGTCGCATGCCGGAATAagaatctccttgaggtacTTGTCTGCGTCAGCAATGTATTGGCCATAAGGAATAACTCGAGCGCCAGTCTTTTCAATTCGCTGGATCATTCCGGGGGGGGTCGAGAGAGGAACACAGACGGTGCAGAGCTGGTTGTATTTTTTGGCGGCGTATGCAGTGGCACAGCCAGCGtttcctccagaagaagaaaagaagtGCAGcttggttgtgtttgtgtcggtgGGGGCATCCTCGGCGTTTCCAAAGTGAGTCTGGACGTGTTTGTAGACCAGGTGTCCAAGACCTCGAGACTTGAAGGAGCCAGAGGGCTGTGTAGTTTCGTATTTGAGAAGCACCTTACATCCTGCTAGCTGTGAGAGGTACAGAGACTCGATCAAAGGCGTCTGGATGTATGGAAGGGTGGTTTTAGGGATGGGGGAGGCTGCCGGagagggtggagatgggggAGTAGAGGTTGTCATTGCACACGGAAGAACTCGTGGATTCAGGAGTTTTTAGGTGGAGTG includes:
- a CDS encoding uncharacterized protein (Compare to YALI0B16192g, similar to uniprot|P87219 Candida albicans Sorbitol utilization protein SOU1 or uniprot|P87218 Candida albicans Sorbitol utilization protein SOU2), yielding MPAPATYATGLTPLPTPVPKVSKNIMERFSLKGKVASITGSSSGIGFAVAEAFAQAGADVAIWYNSKPSDEKAEYLSKTYGVRSKAYKCAVTNAKQVETTIQTIEKDFGKIDIFIANAGIPWTAGPMIDVPNNEEWDKVVDLDLNGAYYCAKYAGQIFKKQGYGSFIFTASMSGHIVNIPQMQACYNAAKCAVLHLSRSLAVEWAGFARCNTVSPGYMATEISDFIPRDTKEKWWQLIPMGREGDPSELAGAYIYLASDASTYTTGADILVDGGYCCP
- a CDS encoding uncharacterized protein (Compare to YALI0B16214g, similar to uniprot|P25379 Saccharomyces cerevisiae YCL064c CHA1 L-serine/L-threonine deaminase P3.118.f2.1), with product MTTSTPPSPPSPAASPIPKTTLPYIQTPLIESLYLSQLAGCKVLLKYETTQPSGSFKSRGLGHLVYKHVQTHFGNAEDAPTDTNTTKLHFFSSSGGNAGCATAYAAKKYNQLCTVCVPLSTPPGMIQRIEKTGARVIPYGQYIADADKYLKEILIPACDLSLEKPVYCHPYNDPLVWTGNATVADEIVVQTETLFPDYNPAAVVCSVGGGGLFNGICTGFENSGKKQWQKIPLVAVETEGCSTLFDSLATGSQVCLDRPHTIASSLATQNVTRETIEWAKKHPTTAVKVTDREAAASCLEFVADHKVLVEAACGTALAPIYNGTLKDIVPGLGPEDAVIVIVCGGTNVTFAQLREYADKFELDF
- a CDS encoding uncharacterized protein (Compare to YALI0B16126g, similar to Saccharomyces cerevisiae RAM2 (YKL019W); ancestral locus Anc_2.661, similar to uniprot|P29703 Saccharomyces cerevisiae YKL019w RAM2 protein farnesyltransferase alpha subunit P2. 311.f2.1); its protein translation is MSHNFDDLEIIPLRESDHALASIAYTDEYKQATGLLRALMEKNEKSLRGLQVASNVIAQNPAHYTVWAYRIDTLKSFAADVKAGAADKDEKLAALQHELRWVDDIAMACPKNYQIWPHRQQLLELFEVNPDLLGEELTLDREIELIDYMLSDDSKNHHVWSYRQWLVTRFPTLVNLDSELATTSIMIQEDCRNNSAWNHRFFLFKLKNDNKQEWTTKPSFQEEVEFVANTIDKAPQNHSPWLYIEGLYSHYKKDIKDLQELTFKYACLPSDLGEDEEPLITSSHALDLLAKIYLKEQEKSKALEALNLLEEKYDPIRKGYWAYRKKLVEA
- a CDS encoding uncharacterized protein (Compare to YALI0B16148g, no similarity), which gives rise to MTTATFTGTAMKIHISVVDPASSTLSGYINDTTFFQGDILGDRWNYESRRWGWNQIRSPWLGIDSTATYLRLREVYSLRKGSDAQKQYHVSLKNGVMRVSRGGQETVLYRDTHNGRFRSRI
- a CDS encoding uncharacterized protein (Compare to YALI0B16170g, weakly similar to uniprot|Q6C860 Yarrowia lipolytica YALI0D22462g) is translated as MLPPELIDNLADYCSLGSLYSLSQTSTEWNTVIDDSDFERQLIKRCPWYELEYSPRNCWKHCAKMYILRNPGNCDLISDFRSLSIQPKWSVPSQWSDCVYPVHKDKRLPEDFYGLKTPVRKQSKFRIHNQGVSFGKYYVNLSVSGERPTPEDNTGCGAGLMINIPEYSNSHETMYTASGPMVQAVVFFNGQRSLLVYKYKGEERQAEIDISQYVNLTEQRVLLYVSFRNVFLVSKVSSDDVKTFMVSNHELKLINTQKRRYIPTGIVCYDGILSEIHFCALLGGIDVVEMDSAEADPSTPFNRMKTVIQDSVHSRYAVLYKQTGLICGILDLEKKQKMDFFLRSSLEEDWAHGHLVMAGVSKGEVGLWAFSHAYIKRELEKVSLEKV